DNA from Amycolatopsis sp. DSM 110486:
ATCGTGGAGATCGACGGCGCCGAGCACCACCTGTCCACTTGGGACACCACCTACGTTGACGCGGGCGTGCCGCACCGGTTCCGCAACGCCTCGGCGACGGCGCCGATGCGGATCCTCTGGACCTACGCCTCGGTGGAGGCCACCCGCACGATCGTCGCCACCGGCACCACCACCCGGGTGGATGCCGAGCACCGGCGCTAGCCTGGGTAAGTGGAACAGACCCCGACCCCGCTCACCCGGCAGGTCGCGGCGCGCATCGTGGGCTACATCCGCGAGACCGCGGCCGAGCCGGGCACGCGGCTGGTGGAGCGCACCCTGGCCGCGCACCTGCGTGTTTCGCGTTCACCCGTGCGCGCGGCGCTGCGCCTGCTGGCAGACGAAGGGGTGGTGGCCGTCGCCGAGCCCGGCGGCGGCCACACCGTGGCCCGCCCCGTCACCGAGCTCACCGTCGAGACCGGTGAGGAGGACGAGGAGCAGTACCTGCGCATCGCGTCGGACCGGCTCGACGGCGAGCTGCCCGACCGCGTGAGTGAGAGCGAGCTGGCGCGCCGCTACGCCCTCACGCCGGCCCAGGTGACGGCCGTGCTGCGCCGCATCTCCGGCGAGGGCTGGATCGAGCGGCTGCCCGGCTACGGCTGGGAGTTCCAGCCGATGCTGACGTCGCAGGAGTCCTATGAGGACAGCTACCGCTTCCGTCTCGCGCTCGAGCCCGCGGCGCTGCTGGAACCCGGCTTCGCCGTGGACCAGGCGGCCATCGAAGTCGTTCGCGCGCAACAACTCGAGCTCGCCGAGGGCGCCGCGCACACCGTGACCAACACCGAGCTGTTCGCCCGCAACCGCGCCTTCCACGAGGCCGTGGTGGCGTGCAGCCACAACACGTTCTTCATCGATTCGCTGCGCCGCGTGGACAACCTGCGCCGTCTGATCGAGTACCGGCGCACGCTCCCGCGCGACCGGGCCGCGGTGCGCTGCCGCGAGCACGTCGACATCGCGGACCTGCTGCTGACCGGCCGGACCGCCGACGCGGCGGAGTACCTGCGGAGGCACCTGAGCACCGTCGGCGTGGAGAAAACGGCCGGCCCCGGTTACTAATCCGGCCAAAAGTAGGCCGACCCCCGCGCGGCACGCAACCGATACCGCGAAAGCCATTCGGCCGTGACTGTGGCCGGATTAGTAACGATCGGCACTGCCAGCGACCCCGTCGCCCCGCGGCAAGCGCGGTGCGCGCAGATCACCGTTGATCAGGTCGGAACGCAGCGAAGTCAGCAGTTCCGACGTCTTCGTCGCGCGGTTTTCGTCGCGGGAGGCCAGGCGCAGCACCAACGCGTCGGTGAGCACCTCCGCGCTCAGCATCTCCCCGGTGAAGTTGCTGGCGCTCTGCGGGGCCGTGAGCGAGACGTCCACCCGGGAGCCGAACAACGGCCCCAGCGAGCTGGACACCAGCACCACGCTCGCGCCGACCTCCTCGGCGTGATCGAGCAGCACCTCGATCTCGCCGAGGATCCGGCCGGGGATGTAGAGCACGACGACGTCGTCCGGGCCGAGGCCGAGCAGGTCGTCGGCCAGCTGGAACCCCGTGGCGCCCGTGGAACGCGCACGTCGGCCCATCCGGACCAGGCGCATGGTCAGGTACCGCGCGACCAGGCTCGAGGCCCCCAGGCCGAAGCTGAGGACCTCGCGCGCGTCGTCCAACAGGTCGACCGCGTGCAGGAACTCGTCGGACTGCACGAGCCGCCAGGTGGCGGCCAGCCGCTCGGTCGCGTCGGTGAAGACCTTGTCCACCACGGCATCGCCCGCGGTGGCGCCGTCGGGCAGCTCGGTCAGCAGCCGGTGCGACGGGCTGGTCTCCAGCGCGACCTCGCGCGCCAGGCTGCGCCGCAGGTCCATCAGCCCCGCGAACCCCAGGGATTTCGCGGTGCGCACCACGGTCGCGTCGCTGGTCGCCGTCGCGCCGCCGATCTGCTCGGCCGTCGCGAAAATGGCGTAACGGCCGTGGTCGCGCAGGTACTCCGCGACGGTCCGCTCGGCCCGCGACATCTTCGGCAGGCATCGCGCGATCCGTGCGCGCAGCGACTCTTCCTCGTTCCCCATCCCACCCTCGTTTCCCGATCCACGTGCCCACGGGAAGGCCGCCACGGTGCGGCCGTGCCCCGTGAACCCGTCACGCGCTACGGCCGGCGCGCCAGCTCCCCGGCGATGAAGGCCTTCACCACCGGCTGGATCATCAGCCCGCGGTGCGCGACCCCTGGCACCACGTCGAACTGCACGTCGATCCCGTTGCTCTCGAAATTCTTGCGCAAGGTGGTCAGCCGCTCGATGCGCGTGTCACCACCGGCGTCGATCCCCGGCTCCGCGATCTCCCAGGTGTCCTTGTCCTCGCCGCCCACGATCATCTGCACCGGCAGCTTGCGCAGGCTCTCCACCTGCACGTCGGTGCCGAACAGCTCGCGCACGTCGGCGGTGCCCAGCCACCACGGGACGTCCGGGTCGATCCGCGTAACGCGGCCCGGAGCGCCGATGGACAACGCGGCCAGCCGGTCGGCGTGGAGGTAGGCGAAGCGGTGCGCGAACTGCCCGCCGCCGGAGAAGCCGTGCAGGTAGAAGCGCTCTGCGTCCACGCGGAAGCGCGCGGCGACCTCGGCGATGATGTCGAGCAGGATCAGGTCGTAGCGGATGCCTTCGAAGCTCAGGCGCTTGAAGCCGTGCAGGTCACCGGGCTGCGCGATGCCCGCCGGGAACAGCGGCGCGAGCACGATCGTGTCGTTCTCCTCCGCGAACTCGCGGTAGTCGTTGCGGTAACGCTCCGCGGTGCGCTGGGTGCCGTGCATCAGGACGAGCAGCGGCAGCGGCGTCTCGGAGGTGCGGTGGGCGCTGGGCACGTAGAGGCAGTAGGAAAAGCGCTGGTCGCTCTGCAGCGCGAAAAACGGCGTCGGCCCGCCGTAGTAGAACTCCGTCGGGTCGAGGACTCGGGCGGAGTCGGGCGTCGCTTGGGGGCTCGTCATGGAGCGGTTCTCCTTGGCATGGCGTGGGACCGTCCTGCACCGTCGTAACCATGTAGTAACGACGACAGGTGTTGACAACTTCGTAGCACGGTCTATCTTATCCGTAGCTGCCACTACAAGTTCCTGATGAATGTAGCGCAAACCTTCAACGAATCGCCAGCACCGGGAAAGAGGTATTCATGGCAGTCCGGTTGGTCCAGATCGAAGGTGGTCCCCGTGAGCGGGGACTCGCCTACGGAGAGGCCGCCAGGGCGGAGATCCGCACGTCGATCGCCTATTACCGCGAGGCCTTCCGGCTCTCGTCGGGTCTGGAGTGGACGGACGTGCAGGCCTCGGCCCGGCGCTGGCGCGCACCCGTCGCCGCCGTCGCACCGCACCTGCTCGAAGAGATGGACGCGATCGCCGACGGCGCCGGCGTGCACCAGGACGAGATCCTCGCGCTCAACGCGCGCGGCGAGATCGTCCGCAACCACGACAGTGCCTTCAACCCGGCTGTCGCCGAAGACGAAGAGCCCACCGACGGCTGCTCCTCCTTCGCCCTGCTGCCCGAGGCGACCGGCGACGGTCACGTCTACTGTGGACAGAACTGGGACTGGCGTGAAGGCACGCAGGACACCGTGGTGCTCCTGCGTGTGGTCCAGCCGCCCAAGCCGACCCTCATCATGCAGGTCGAGGCCGGCCAGATCGGCCGCCACGGCGCCAACTCCGCGGGCATCGCGCTCAACGGCAACGGGCTCAACGGCCGCTTCGGCACCCCGATCGGCATCCCGCAGCCGGTGCTGCGCCGCCTGATCCTCGACCACGACTACCTGAAGAACGCCCTGAAGGTGCCCTTC
Protein-coding regions in this window:
- a CDS encoding PHB depolymerase family esterase; translation: MTSPQATPDSARVLDPTEFYYGGPTPFFALQSDQRFSYCLYVPSAHRTSETPLPLLVLMHGTQRTAERYRNDYREFAEENDTIVLAPLFPAGIAQPGDLHGFKRLSFEGIRYDLILLDIIAEVAARFRVDAERFYLHGFSGGGQFAHRFAYLHADRLAALSIGAPGRVTRIDPDVPWWLGTADVRELFGTDVQVESLRKLPVQMIVGGEDKDTWEIAEPGIDAGGDTRIERLTTLRKNFESNGIDVQFDVVPGVAHRGLMIQPVVKAFIAGELARRP
- a CDS encoding C45 family peptidase, encoding MAVRLVQIEGGPRERGLAYGEAARAEIRTSIAYYREAFRLSSGLEWTDVQASARRWRAPVAAVAPHLLEEMDAIADGAGVHQDEILALNARGEIVRNHDSAFNPAVAEDEEPTDGCSSFALLPEATGDGHVYCGQNWDWREGTQDTVVLLRVVQPPKPTLIMQVEAGQIGRHGANSAGIALNGNGLNGRFGTPIGIPQPVLRRLILDHDYLKNALKVPFDVHQHIATNLLVTHRGGVAVDYETTPVVHRWGVPRDGMLVHGNHYQYGIPEQISGTYRVSPVDSLYRVQVIERGLAAARAATSSAEVRKVVAATMSDHVGHPDGVCAHVDERAPELKRYKTIASSLVDLTSGEYRVAIGNPCENDYELLPWQLYDGPGGH
- a CDS encoding MurR/RpiR family transcriptional regulator, which produces MGNEEESLRARIARCLPKMSRAERTVAEYLRDHGRYAIFATAEQIGGATATSDATVVRTAKSLGFAGLMDLRRSLAREVALETSPSHRLLTELPDGATAGDAVVDKVFTDATERLAATWRLVQSDEFLHAVDLLDDAREVLSFGLGASSLVARYLTMRLVRMGRRARSTGATGFQLADDLLGLGPDDVVVLYIPGRILGEIEVLLDHAEEVGASVVLVSSSLGPLFGSRVDVSLTAPQSASNFTGEMLSAEVLTDALVLRLASRDENRATKTSELLTSLRSDLINGDLRAPRLPRGDGVAGSADRY
- a CDS encoding GntR family transcriptional regulator — encoded protein: MEQTPTPLTRQVAARIVGYIRETAAEPGTRLVERTLAAHLRVSRSPVRAALRLLADEGVVAVAEPGGGHTVARPVTELTVETGEEDEEQYLRIASDRLDGELPDRVSESELARRYALTPAQVTAVLRRISGEGWIERLPGYGWEFQPMLTSQESYEDSYRFRLALEPAALLEPGFAVDQAAIEVVRAQQLELAEGAAHTVTNTELFARNRAFHEAVVACSHNTFFIDSLRRVDNLRRLIEYRRTLPRDRAAVRCREHVDIADLLLTGRTADAAEYLRRHLSTVGVEKTAGPGY